Proteins from one Podarcis raffonei isolate rPodRaf1 chromosome 1, rPodRaf1.pri, whole genome shotgun sequence genomic window:
- the LYPD6B gene encoding ly6/PLAUR domain-containing protein 6B, translating into MPFLCQMLAAAFVQLFIVSNSWILAKNINFHNVRLPVDPTPFPSSFKCFTCDNVVDNYNCNRWAEDKWCPQNTEYCLTVHHFTSHGRSTSVTKKCATREECRFVGCRHHRETSHTECTSCCEGMICNVDIPTNHTNAVFAVVHARRTSGSSRQAASILLLVSITTIFVL; encoded by the exons ATGCCGTTCCTCTGTCAAATGTTGGCTGCAGCTTTTGTTCAGCTCTTCATAGTCTCCAATAGTTGGATTCTAGCCAAGAACATCAACTTCCATAATGTGAGACTTCCAGTAGACC CTACTCCATTTCCAAGCAGCTTCAAGTGTTTTACATGTGACAATGTGGTTGACAATTACAACTGTAACAGATGGGCTGAAGACAAATGGTGCCCTCAGA ACACAGAGTACTGCTTGACAGTCCATCACTTCACCAGTCATGGAAGGAGCACCTCTGTCACTAAAAAATGTGCTACCAGAGAAGAGTGCCGTTTTGTTGGATGTCGCCACCACAGGGAAACTAGTCACACT GAATGCACCTCTTGCTGTGAAGGGATGATCTGCAATGTAGACATACCAACAAATCATACTAATGCGGTATTTGCAGTTGTCCATGCTCGGAGGACGTCGGGCAGCAGCCGACAGGCTGCTAGTATCCTGTTGCTGGTTTCAATCACCACCATTTTTGTTTTGTGA